The stretch of DNA atgataagttgaatgcttccttctcctacTAACTATAATAATTAGTAGTATGTTTGGTAATTATACTTTTAttacattttattgaaaataattaagtttatttaaattaattttaaaagggttaaAAGACCAAAAGACTACAATTGCAAATCTCCAATTAAATACAAGATAACCATCTTTTAAACTAATTTTTGGCCAATACCAAGCCCAATCCGAAAAGGCACCCAGCCCAGACACCCCTCTCTTTCCATCTTGGAATTCATGGCCATTTCCTTTAAACCAATCAGAGCACTCCACGTCACTCTCTAATCCCACTCACAAAACAAATACGAACGATCTAAGTCGTTGATTCAAACCATCAACGGTCCACAATCATCCctattttctcttttaattttgacATGTCATTAGATATTATCTCCGTCGTTGGATCACACAAATCCAACGGTCCCGTATTTTCCTTAAACTGATTTCTTTAAACACATAAAGCCACGATTTAACAGGGTCGTTGATTAAATGTTCAAACAGCACATATTCCATCTCTTAATAATAACCCTCAGAGACCAACCCCAATCCCCTAACCCTAAATCATTTCTTATTTGACCCCGCCGCCCTTCTTTCCCTTTTCTCTCTCACTTCTCTCAATCTCACAGACATGGCCAGTAaagaaaccttgcacaaattcatGCAAGGCTTCAAATCAACCAAAGATTCATACCTTCTATCACTCATATCCATGATTCCCGCCGATACCTTCCTCGTCTCGTCGCTTCACCTTAAAACCCCTCAAATCTGAAACCTAATCTTCAAAGACAAAACCTCAACTCATCATCGATCTTTAAAATCAATGGAATGCATGGCCATCCGTTCTGTCTTTGTACTACGAAACTCATCACTTCCtttccattttcatcatttaatctcAATAGCTCTATTTGAAGACGTCAGACCAAAAGGGTAAAACTTCAACTCGCCAGATCTCCTCCTCCATCTTTTCAAATCAAAGCGAGCCTGATATGTGAGCTGGCTTCAATATTGATATTCGATACctagaggtcaaatgcaatgacctatGGGTATTAGGGTTCTAACCAGTGGTCTCTCATACCTGAACGGTTAGCTTCAATCCTCTCAGGTAAAATCCCTAACGATTTCCCCCTCTGTCTCTCTGATTTTCACTCGCATATGCTTGCATCATCTAGTAGTCATCATCTTTCACTACTGAATTTGAAATCTACTGAAACCCTAAGTCATTAATGGCACTATAAAAAGGGGCTTTCAATTCTCTCACCAACCAGATTGAACACAACAAGAAAACCTAACATTTTCAACCTGTAGAGTTAATAGGCATAAGAAGCTATCACGAAATTACTTAGAAAAAATCTTGCTTTTAGTTCTGAGTAGTAAATTGAGCTAGGGTTCTAATTAGTTTCTGGTTTCTCTCTGATTCTGAGTATTGCATTGGTCGGGTGAGTTCTTGATCCTATACGGCTAAACAAGAACCTTTTGTTTGTTTTGATGCTCAAGAGGAGGTCAGTATGCCTCCATCCTCTCTCTCTTAATTGCTTCGTTTAGAATCATGAATGTGTTATTGTTTTTTTCTTAGTTAACTGCTTAGTCTATAATATTTGTTCAGCCTTTAATTACTTATTTCGGTGCACTATGACTTGTTAATGATCTATGATAAGTTGTTGCATTTATTTAATGTTAATTAAGTAACTCTGTGACTTTAATGACTTCATTTTTTGTATTAAATAGCCTATGTGTTTACGTTGTTTGACCTGATGATTTCTCACATCTTCCTAAGACCCCAAACCTTACTCTAATGTTCTGTTATGATCTTTATGTTGCATTATGAGTTCTGTTAATGTCCTGTTACAACTTCCATGCTCTTCATGTTGCATTTTGAGTTCTGTTAATGTCCTGTTGCAACCTACATAATCTTCATGTTACATTTTGAGTTTTATTCCACTTAATGCTTTGTTATAACCTCCATGCTCATCATGCTGTATTCGGAATTTTGTTCCACCTAATGTACTGTTATAAGTCCTCATGATTCATTATGTTATATTCTCTTGAGTTCTGTATTTAGATTCTACTATAGTCATCATTCTTAACATGCAACACCCTTCTAAGTTCTGCTATCCTACCTAGGCTTTTCTGCTCATCATGCCATATTTTTTAGTTCTATCATGCTATACTTAGGGTAGTTATTGTAGTCTTCATATTTAATAGGTCATGTTCCTTTATGTTTTGTCATGCTAAATGTGGGATGTTGTTAGATAACCTTAGCTAGGGTACATATGAAATACAGAGGATAACCTTGCCTCACTAGGTTAAGGCTTATGAAACCCGTGTGTTCAAAAATGCTTTCATAAATGTTTATTAGTCCTTAAGTATCCTTTTAATCCTCATCATGAGTGCTTTGTATCCATATCTAACTGTTAGTGTAactacccgaccggtcgttttgctttctagattctCGTTCCTCTAATTAAGAttccatgtatgtgcttttactattttatgacttgcggggattgtTGGTTTAGGTTTgaaagggttcaggttgaaatcaaaatacttagttccttaatagtggcctaaggtggccaagtttgacctgagtcaacattttgagtaaacgatctcagaaccgggatttgaaggttcatataggttcgtatgataattttataCTTAGGAGtgtattcgaatattgatttggaggctcGTAGGTCATTTcgtcttgaattggcaaaagttagaaagttaaaggtttggaaggctgagaagtttgatcgggagttgactttattcatatcggggttggattttgattctggaagttagaatgggtccgttatgtcattaatgacttgttgtatgcaaaatttgaagtcaataaaagttgttttggtatgattcggcataggttttggaagtcggatgttcatagtttcaataggcttgaattgggttgcgattcatagaatcgatattgtttgatgtgattttgggcctcgagtaggtccgatatgtgttttggaacttgttggtatactcgtacggggtcctgggggcctcgggtgagattcaGATCGAAAACGGATTGGAACTTAGACTTGGAGAGTTGTTACTGaagtctggtgtcatcgcacctgtggAGGGTGTGGACGCAGGTGCGGTGGGGTTGTCGCAACTGCGAGGTCTGTTGTGATGGcctggaagcgcaggtgcgaggaatattctgcatctgcgaggtcgcagatgcggaggaaaagtcgcagatgcggaggaaaGGTCGTAGATGCGGAGGAAAGGTCGTAGATGCGGAAATGGCCAAGGTGGCATGAGGGTGCAGAGGCGGACTTGGTCCATAGATGCGTGCGCGCAGGAGCATAGAAAATCTACAAAAGCGGACCCGCAGAAGCGCTTTCTTGTCCGCAGAAGTGAAAATGCTGGTGGCGGGGGGCTGTTTGCAGATTAAACTGGAAATTTAGTGAAACTTGTGGGATTTTTGGAAGAACCTAGGGTTTAAATAAAATTGGTATTTGATCATGGATTTGGTgatggaaattggaataaattatatatttgagtttgggAAGTCATGGGTGACATTTAtattcgaaaattttcggaattcgggtaCTTGGGCCCGGGGGTTAATTTCATgaatcttccaaattgggttgggtaactactataatagttaaattatgaactttcgagtatatatttattagtttatacGACTTTTGATTAGATTTGGAGTCCTCGACATCGTTTGAGGAGTTCTAGTGAGGTTGAAGAGCCGGATTGAGGACTTAAAactgaggtaagtctcttgcctaaccttgtaagagggaacttatccccttaggtgtattattGTTGTGTGTTGCTTATTGTgtggggctacgtatgcacgaggtgacgagagtgcaTACGTAGCTACATTTCATGatatgtccgagtagacttagattcacatcatgcctttAATTTTACTGTTTATGCCTATCATGTGTATTATTTGTCTTGATTAGGACTGATACTGAAAATTTAAATTGGAGATATCGACTTAGTTTCTTACTTTAGAAAAATTGGCACATACTTGATAAATTGTAAATTCGTGTCTTCTCGTCTCGCAAGTGCTTCCGCGACCGAGGTGCACTTCTCTaatcttatgggattgggtcgttagCCTCGGCAGTACTGACataaattactcttatgggatcgggtcgttcgcctcggcatgatggtaacactactcttatgggataggatcgttcgcctcggcagtactgaGAACCACTATTCCtataggatcgggtcgttcacctcagTAGCTTCGTGCTTAATAATTGGAACTGGATTTGATTCGGTAATTATTGAGTTAGCACCTTTAAGGCTGGCTATTACATGTTTAGTGATTTGATATAGCCTCATGTGTGGACTTACTGTAGTTACCTTTATTTGTTTCGCTGCTACTTGTTGTACACTCgccatgtctactttatgtatttatACTGTTATTTGACCTctggtaagtgtcaagtcgaccccttgtcactacatCTTTgaagttagactagatacttactaggtacgcattaTTTTCCGTACTCAAGCTATATTTTTGCACTAATGTACGGGTACTGAATTAGGTACTACCAGTGGTCATGCGGGTGCGTAGATGATCATctacggagacttagtggtgagctgctttccttGCTACGATCTGCAGCACCAGAGTGTCCCtctaccttatttattatttttgtttatcactttcagacagtagttgtagtagttttgtatattctctagattgctcatgtacttgtggcgCCGGGTTTTGGGTATTTTTAGCATTTATGTATTGTTGTACTTATCATTTCTATCACTACAGTGGATGTACTTATTTTGCTGGTATTTTGTTAAGAAAAAAGTATTTACGGTTGCATGAAATCTCGCTTATTTTGTGCTTTTAAAAGGAAAACTTTAGTTTTAAATGTTAAAAAGGGGTAAATAAATAGTAGTTtacttgtgggcttgcctaacggtggCGTTAGGTTCCATCGCGACCGAttatgggttttgggtcgtgagagtTTGGTATCAGAACTTTAGGTtcgcataggtctcacgagtcatgagcaggcctagtagagtcttgcggatcaatgcggagacgtccgtacttatctttgagaggctatagggtgttaggaaacttctttttcttcatctcatATCGTGTAGTTAATATTGTGCTAAGTATCATTCTATTgatctttcacagatggtgagaatgcgcgCGGCAGATGTACCATGCGGTAGAGGAGATGCTCCCCCCGttgctagaggtagaggccaggggAGGGCCCCAGCTCCTATCAAAGGacgagggcgtcctagagttgctTTTGTTGTATCACCAGTGGATCCGGTGGAGGATCCTGCTgttgaggagcaggatgaggcGCCGGCAAATGTGCCAGTCCTGGCAAATTTCATGACTACgccaggattccaggaggtcataaGCTGTATGTTGCAGTTCATGGAATCTATGatgcaggctggtttatttccagtggaCCCTGCCACATATCAAGcgagagggggagcacagacccctaccgctcagccTCCAGGGAACGCCATTGTTATTTATCAGACCCCAGGTGCGCTACCTGCAGGCAGAGCCCAACCAGTTGCAGCGGTTGTGCAAGAGGCTACTAGTCGCGACCGTTGATCAGCAAAAGCGGTTGGACAGATAAACTAGACTTTGCCCCCCTAACTTTGGGGGTGAGCGGTCAGAGGACCCCTAAGATTTCATTAACCGATGCAAGGATAGGCTCTGAAACATGGGATATTGGAGTCcaacggggtggacttcaccacctTTCAGCTTGAGGGCAAGACCTGCGGATGGTGGCAGGCTTACCTTCTTAGTAggccagcaggttcacctcccttgacttgggatcagtttacgcATCTGTTCTTGAAGAAGTACATACCACCTTCTAAGAGAGAGGAGCTTCGGGGTCAGTTTGAGCGACTCCGTCAGGGTCATATATCTGTGATCGACTATGAGGTGAGATTCACTTACTTGTCTCACCATGCAGCTATTATACTCCTCACAGATGCAGAGAGGGTGCGGAGGTTCATTGTAGGTCTACACCCTGAGATTGAGGTTTCTATGGCCCGTGAGGTAGAGATGGGGACTCCCTTTCATCAGGTTGTGgatatagctcggaggatcgagcgtATTGGCAACTGCAGCGGAGAGTTTGCGCCAAAGGACAAGCGGCCCCGGCagtttggaggattcagtggCGCCCCACTTGGGGGTAAGGGTCAGTTCATGAGGGTTTAGCCCAGCACGCCCATACAGTAAGCACTACCGCCTTCTTGGATTGCTCCAGCACGACCCTACTTCAGTGCCATTCCAGAGATCACTTACCGTCCGCCAGCTATTcggggttcttccagtgggtattcaggctatcAAGGTCAGATTTCAGGTCAGCAACCCACTACTTTGAgggattgttttgagtgtggggatcttggccacgtgaagaggttttgtcccagacttcagGGCAAAGTCGAGCAGTATGACCATCGGcccatgattaccgcaccagctaCCCCACCGCCCGCTCAGCCAAAAGCGGAGGTcaagtgggtaggggtcgtcttAGAGGTGAAGGCCAATCAGGTGGTGCTCCGGCTAGATTCTATGTTATCCCCACCAGGCCAGAGGCAATCACCTCTGATGTAGTGGTCACAGGTACTATTTATGTCTGCCGTAGGaatgcctcggtattatttgatcaagggtctacttactcctatgtttcttctctatttgctcctTATTTGGATGTACCTTACGAGTCCTTGGGCAttcatgtatatgtgtccacgccagagagtgattctattattgtggattgaTTCTACCGATCCTGTGTGGTGACTTTCTGTAGATAcaagactagagcagatcttctattgctcgataTGGTTGACTTCGAggttatcttaggcatggactggttttcCTCGTACCATGCCATTCTttatttccatgccaagactgtttcCTTGGCGATGCCTGAGTTTCccagattagagtggaggggttcatCTACCGGTACCTCTAGCCAGGTTATTTCTttcctgaaggctcgacatatggtcgagaagggttggtTGGCCTACTTGGCctttgttcgggatactactgcagagactcctgtgTTAGATTCAGTGCCAGTGGTACGAGAGTTTTCTAATGTATTTCCTGTTGATCTACCAAGTATGCCGCCGGAtcgggatatcgattttggcattgatttggtgccaggaaCCCAGCCTATTTCTACTTCACCTTTTCGTATGGCTCCCAATGAGCTGAGAGAGTTAAAGGAGAAGCTTTGGGAGTTGCTTGAGAAgtgattcattagacccagtgtgttgccttggggcgcaccggtgttgtttgtaaagaagaaagatgggagtATGCGATGTGAATTGATTACCTCCATttaaacaaagtcaccatcaagaataagtacctgttaccatgcattgatgatttgtttgaccagttgtagggtgctagggtgttctctaagatcgacttgagatatgggtatcatcagctgaagattcgtgctTTAGATATTCCGAAGATGGCTTTCcgaactagatatggccactatgagtttttagtgatgtcctttggcttgaTTAACGCCCCGatgacgtttatggatttgatgaattgagTGTTCAGgacatatcttgactcatttttcattatctccattgatgacatattgatataCTCGCgcagtatggaggagcacgagcagcatttgaggttAGTGATCCATACCTTCCGGGAACAGAAGCTttatgttaagttctccaagtgcgagttctggttggattctgtggctttcttggggcatgttgtatcaagtgagggtattaaggtggatcccaggaagattgaggcagtccagggTTGGCCTCGTCCCACCACAGCGTCCGAGGTCAGGAGTTTCTTAGGGTTAGcagggtattatcgtcgattcatggGGGAATTCTCGTTTATTGCAGCGcccttgactagattgacccaaaagggtgatcCATTCAGATGGTTcaatgattgcgaggcgagctttcagaagcttaagaccgttttgactacaacaccagtgttagtgttgccctccGGATCAGGGATGTATACCGTGTATTGCGATgtttcgcgcgttggcttgggttgtgtattgatgcaggtggggcgagttattgcatatgcttcatgccagatgaagccccacgagaagaattaccccgtgcatgatttggaattggccgcgatagttcatgctcttaaaatctggaggcattatctctatggggtgtcctgtgaggtttataccgatcatcgcag from Nicotiana tomentosiformis chromosome 11, ASM39032v3, whole genome shotgun sequence encodes:
- the LOC138901614 gene encoding uncharacterized protein, with the translated sequence MGYWSPTGWTSPPFSLRARPADGGRLTFLVGQQKYIPPSKREELRGQFERLRQGHISVIDYEVRFTYLSHHAAIILLTDAERVRRFIVGLHPEIEVSMAREVEMGTPFHQVVDIARRIERIGNCSGEFAPKDKRPRQFGGFSGAPLGGKARPYFSAIPEITYRPPAIRGSSSGYSGYQGQISGQQPTTLRDCFECGDLGHVKRFCPRLQGKVEQYDHRPMITAPATPPPAQPKAEVKWVGVVLEVKANQVVLRLDSMLSPPGQRYKTRADLLLLDMVDFEVILGMDWFSSYHAILYFHAKTVSLAMPEFPRLEWRGSSTGTSSQVISFLKARHMVEKGWLAYLAFVRDTTAETPVLDSVPVVREFSNVFPVDLPSMPPDRDIDFGIDLVPGTQPISTSPFRMAPNELRELKEKLWELLEK